In the Glycine max cultivar Williams 82 chromosome 6, Glycine_max_v4.0, whole genome shotgun sequence genome, GGCCGGGGTCGAAAGATGCAGCCCATCGGGCTGAAGGGGCAACCCATGAGCGTCCACAGTTCTCAGGTTTAGGAGGTCAATGCCCAGCTGAGCTTGTCTTACCATCTCTATGTATGGGCCTGATCCGGATGCCAAAGCTACCTGcaaaatgtgataaaaaaaataaattggaccaaagataaaaggaaaagcAAAAATTTATAGAACAATTACATTGACATGTAGTTTCTTGAGATTGGACACcgtatttttacctttttaacGTTTAGAGTAACCCTCTCACAATAATATATgatgtaatttgtttttttaagtaatagAAAATATCAACGTAATGTATTTTAATTCATGATGGACGGTTGTAAGAGTTAAAAAGAATAAGTACATGTGTACAAGAAGTGTCATTTATTTTATGTGTTGTTGGCAAGGACACTTTACTCTCTTTGACTAAGGTTTAATTTAAGTCGTCTATATAGCTTAACATTTGAGTTAATTTAAGTCGTCCGTGTAAAGTAGTTATCAAGGCAAACTCAATATATCACTTGTAAAGCTATTAGTATGAAGGTACTTTTATTACACACCACAACAATACTAAAACCTATTTTTGATAGATCAGTAGTTACTAACATAAATTGACAGGAATCATCTAACAGGCAACCATTTATTATATTGCAAGTTCAACCTTAATATGGCTCAACAGtgataataatgaaattataaacctagaaaattcatatttacattttgaatgagaaaaaaaaactaataaaaccgGATTTTAAGgtggaattatttttttataaaattgtttttcaactatcaaacttaatttttgtattgacactaaaaaaaattctagagattaaaaaaacaagaaagtaAACCAAAGACGTAAGTTTTATTAGTCGGTGTAGGGTTACTTTACGTGGTCATCTTGGTTGGAGTATGTCAAAATCATTGATGTTGAGTGCCGGTTACAAGGATGGCCGCAGGTCCCAAATCCTATATATTTAGTACACTTGCATCACCTATAAACATAGGATGCACTACTCAGaatcatacaattttttattaaatatttttttataaataagagagatggaaaaaaaatataagaaaaatacgtgatataataataataaaaacattgtaagaattttattagATATGGGATATCCAAGATTTCCAATCTATTACTACAATATACTTGGTATCCAAAGCTACCTAGAAATCGAAGATTCCTTCCTCGATCCCAATCAGCAGTAAGTTCCCTATAAATCAATTGCTAGCTATCGGAATTAAATAAGTTGAGGAAAATATATGTTATCAGTCGCAACCACTTTGTCTTGAAAATATGTAAACAACTAACAGAAGGTGAAACCAAAACCAAACCTACCAATTTAATGAACAACTAgtgattaataaataaatatatttacgaCGAAAATAATAGTTTGAACAAACAatcgaacaaaaaaaatacctgGATTATAGGAAGCAACGGAGACCGTAGATCATCACGAACGTCCAAGAAGAACTTGTGAACTCTTGTTTGGTACAACTGCGCATCGTGTAAATTCACTGTATCGGTTTCTCCTTGGTACCATAGCAAAGCCCGAATGGTGCCACCGTCACGCAGCGATGCCTTGGCCCTCTTTATCATCTGATTGTAAAGCTCTTTTCCTCGTTCCCACTCGCTTATGTTGCTGCCTCCAATCGCGCAAGGGACCAAACCAATCAGACCAAACTCTGGGTGCTTCTCCAACACCCAGTTTGCAAATGCCATTCCTGGTCCGACACCATTTGTCTTCGCAGAATCGATGTCCGCGTCGAGAGGTTCACGCGCCGCCACCCACGTAAGGTGCGCGTCGAGCTTCAAGACTGAAGGGTTGGGACGGGACTGGGGTGAAACGACGCCGTCCCACGTGGCGGTGTTGTTCACTACGCCGCCCCGACCCGCCATGTTGCTCTGACCCGCTAATATGAATATGTTCCTATCGTAGGCTTGTTGTGGCTTCACTGGCCATGCTTGAATCAGaaatagcaacaacaacaacaagcaaGGCATATTCTCAGATAGAACACCTCTTTGTCCAACCTTGCTCATTTATACGCTTtcgagttattattattatataatataatgtttgCCAATTGCTTTTCACAGTCTATCTGTCACtgtttctttcatatttttaaatggtataaataattaaatacctCGTGATAGGAAATTATTGTTGTTTtcgttctatttttttttggggggggggaaAGGCGGGGCGCGTCAAAATAAGTCATCATGCCTGCGTTAAACGTGGATTAAGCTTTCATATGTATGTACATATTACGCTTTTTTTGGTTACATGCAGATATTATTATCCTTGACCAATATTGTGCTTAATGGAAAACATCCATTTCCTTGCGTGATTCGCTGAAACAAGAGTGTAATAATCATCACAAATCAAGGTTGATAATATTCTTTTTCAGTCCCAAAGGGGCCCAAGCGTGTGGTTGAATTAACAAATAAAGGAACGGTAATGGATTTTGATCAGGGTTAGGAGAAGTAGGAATGGGAAAAAGTTGTAAGTATATCCCAAATTTGGAATGTATGAGtacataaagagaaaaaaaaaaaaacatgatagaAGTAAACATTGATAAACAATGTaacgaaaaaataaaacaaaattgtaataaaaattgaGATGAAAGAAAACTAGCTGTAAGAATATAGTAGCCTTTGGAATTTGAAATGTAGGTTGGTGATGGATCTTGTCGGAATGCGAGCTCGAATTAGATTGGCTTCCTACGTCAATACCGTTGATTAAGTAAAAGAAACAGAATTCAGGTAGAAGGAATGACTTGATCGTCCCATGTTTGCtttgtttgatttgaaaaagaaaataaaaataaatttaatagctAATTGATGTgagaaaaaatgtaaaagaaagtaaagttttattaaatataaaaatttataagagaGTAATATTTGACTCCCTTTAATTAGTTTATGTATCTCTTCTAATTAGAGGTTAGTTAATTGTTTCTCACAGTTAACTAACGTAGGTTAGATTAAGTTTTCTGTTAGACAGTCGTAGTACAGTTATCAACAGTTTTAACATTTTGTTATGCAACTTTCTATATGTATTATTTGATTCTCCAATCTATGAATGAGTTGGATCGTTATTAATACAAAAACAGTTTCCTTTCTCTCTTATCCAATATGTGATTGTTGGATAAGAGCAGCACGGAACCATTTGTGATGATCACTGATGATCATTTTCGCGGCTAGATTTCTGAAGTATCTCTACTACTTGACTCATGGTGGGTCTCTTGTCCTTCTCTTCCTTTACGCACTGCAGGGCCACTCTAGCCAAAGCTTTCATCTTACCCTCGTCATAACCTCCTTCTACTGTTGGGTCCAAGATTTCACTAACGCACCCAGATCCATTTTTGTCTTTCTCTTTAAGCCATGCGACCATGCTGAGATGCAGGTTTTCCACTCCATTATCAGTGGCATCAACATCCTTTGTTACGCTTTTTCCAGTGACCATTTCCAAAACAACCATTCCATAGCTGTAGACATCAACTTTGGACGTGATTGATAGATTAAAAACCCACTCAGGAGCCACGTAACCTCTTGTTCCTCGTATCCTTGAAATATTAGAGTATGTACTAGTATCATTTCTGTTTCTCATGATCAGCTTGGACATCCCAAAATCCGCCACCTTCGGATGATAGTTAGAATCTAGAAGTATGTTTTGTGGCTTTACATCGCAGTGCAGAATACACTCCAAACACTCCTCATGAATATAAGCTAGACCTCTTGCAGTACCTAAGGCTATGTCAAACCTTTTGGTCCAATCCAAAGCATTGGACTTGATATTTTGTGCTAGAGATCCATTCTCCATGTACTCATACACCAATAGCCTGTGTTTTCTCTCAGCACAATATCCCCACATCTCAATCAAGTTCATGTGGTTAAGTCTTCCAATGCTGCTTACTTCCGCGAGGAACTCTTCTTCTCCTTGATTAGCATCCTTGAGTCTCTTCACTGCTACAACGCGTTGATCCAGCAACACTCCTTTGTAAACAACCCCTCCTGCACCCCTTCCTATCTCTTGCCTAAAACCTTTGGTGGCTTGTTTCAGCTCAGAATAACTGAATTTCCTGAAACCATTCATGGATAGATTATAGACTCGTCCATCTACACCGGAATATTTTTGGCCACTTGTTTTCACCAGAAAAAGACAAATCACAAATATGCAAAAAACTTCAATTCCCCCAACTCCCCCTACAAACCAAAATAAGAACTTAATATATCTGCTTTCATGACCCATGTCATAGGCTCTCTCAAGCTGTATCGTTCTCGAAGAAGAGCAATCAAGACCGTG is a window encoding:
- the LOC100791864 gene encoding probable carbohydrate esterase At4g34215, which codes for MSKVGQRGVLSENMPCLLLLLLFLIQAWPVKPQQAYDRNIFILAGQSNMAGRGGVVNNTATWDGVVSPQSRPNPSVLKLDAHLTWVAAREPLDADIDSAKTNGVGPGMAFANWVLEKHPEFGLIGLVPCAIGGSNISEWERGKELYNQMIKRAKASLRDGGTIRALLWYQGETDTVNLHDAQLYQTRVHKFFLDVRDDLRSPLLPIIQVALASGSGPYIEMVRQAQLGIDLLNLRTVDAHGLPLQPDGLHLSTPAQVHLGQMMADAFLQFVPSSNPNYNVSPILNEAIRLYNYAFYVNMLPLFSTMYPTFL